The following coding sequences lie in one Notolabrus celidotus isolate fNotCel1 chromosome 20, fNotCel1.pri, whole genome shotgun sequence genomic window:
- the cldnk gene encoding claudin k, which produces MATTGMQLLGLIMSIVGWVSGLIVCAIPLWRVTAFIGNNIVTAQIIWEGLWMNCIVQSTGQIQCKVYDSLLALPSDMQAARGLTVLSILMCGLALALGVVGVKCTKCIGVNSLKARIARISGALFAIAGFLYLVPICWTAHSIIRDFYDPHVAAPHKRELGPALYIGWGASALLLIGGSLLYAGSSPPGMPGSPTFSSGESSPRRAPASQVKGYV; this is translated from the coding sequence CGTGGGCTGGGTAAGTGGGTTGATAGTCTGTGCCATCCCCCTGTGGCGAGTCACTGCCTTCATCGGCAACAACATAGTGACAGCTCAGATCATCTGGGAAGGCCTGTGGATGAATTGCATCGTTCAGAGCACAGGTCAGATCCAGTGTAAGGTGTATGACAGCTTGCTGGCTCTACCCAGTGACATGCAGGCTGCCCGAGGCCTCACGGTGCTCTCCATCCTGATGTGTGGTCTGGCTCTTGCTCTGGGGGTTGTAGGAGTCAAGTGTACCAAGTGTATCGGTGTAAACAGCCTCAAGGCCCGCATTGCTCGCATCTCTGGTGCCCTTTTTGCCATCGCAGGGTTCCTCTACCTTGTGCCCATCTGCTGGACGGCCCACTCCATCATCAGGGATTTCTACGATCCGCATGTGGCAGCCCCACACAAGCGAGAGCTTGGCCCTGCTCTTTACATCGGCTGGGGGGCATCGGCTTTACTCCTCATCGGGGGATCTCTGCTCTACGCCGGGTCGAGTCCCCCTGGCATGCCAGGTTCTCCTACCTTCAGCAGTGGAGAAAGTAGTCCTCGCAGGGCACCTGCCTCACAGGTCAAAGGTTATGTTTGA